The Deinococcus sonorensis KR-87 DNA window CGACGACCTCCGTCACTCCCCGGCCGGCGGGCTGACCCGGTGGACGGGGCTCATCCTGAACCTGCTGCGGGAGCTGAACCGCCCCCAGATGCAGGCGGACGCGCCGCGTGCCCTCGCCGCGGCTCCATCCGTGTGGTCCGCCCTGGTGAAGGTCCCGCCCCTCAAGTGGGACTCGCCGGTGACGCGGCACGCCGTGACCTACGGCCTGCTGCTGGGCCTGTTGACGCTCGCCACGCGCCTGCTGCAGGTGCCGCACGGGTACTGGCTGGTGCTGACCGCAGCGGTGGTCCTGCGTCAGGAGTACACGACCACCCTCACCCGTGGGGTCGCGCGGCTGGGCGGGACCGCCACGGGCGTCCTGGCCGCGGAACTGATCACGCTGCTCGTTCACCCGGCCGCCCCGCACCTCGCCTGGTGGAGCCTGCTGGGAGCGTTCCTGGCATTCGCTTTGTTTCCCACTGGGTACGCGGCCTTCTCGGCGGCGCTGACGCTGTACGTGGTCTGTGCCGTCGCGGCCTCGGGGGTGGCGGAAAGCACCGTGATCGGGCTGAGGCTGGCCCTCACGCTGCTGGGCGGCGCGCTGGCCCTGGGTGCCGCGCTGCTGTCCCCCACCGGGCCGAGCAACGGCACGCGCGAGGCGTTGCGGGACGCGGTGAGCGCGCAGATCAAGTACCTGAAGACGCTCCGCGACCTGCGACGCCACACCACCGCGGGCGCGATTGCTGCGGCGAGTGATGCCCGCGCTCACGCCCGCGAGCGTCGCCTTCAGGCGGAACGCACCGTGCAGGCGAGCCGGCTCGAACCCCGGCGCCGGCGCCGAGCAACCCCGGCGGCCCTCAGCGGCGCGCAGGCCCAGACGTACCTGCAGCGATTGACCGAGAACGCCGCCCTCGGCCTGACCCTGCACGCCAGCGCCGTGGGGAGATCACGGACGCAGGCCGACCCGGACCTCAACGCAGCGATCCAGAGCGCGCACGCCCTGTTGGACGAGTTGGAAGGGCAGTCCGCCATGACAGAGACCCGCTGATAGCGGCTGTCATCCAAGCACCGCCTCGAAAGGAAACGGCTTGAACCGGGAACAGGTGCAACTGGATGGCCCTGATCTGCTGGAGACCCACGAGTCCACCCCCGGCACCGTGCAGGTGGCCCTCGTGCCTACGGGTGGGCCGTGCCGCTGGCCCGTCGCCTCCGCCTGCCGGTGGGTTCGTCGGTAACGGGCATCTTCGTTCGTCTGGGCGACGGACTCACCTTCAGCGCGAAGGCACCCCGTCAGCGGTGCCGGGATTGCAAGCCTGCGCTCAGCCGGCACGATGACTCTCTATCGGCGGCTGGTGCCTTGCCGTGGCGATGCACGGGTTGCACGGTGGGGGAACCGGTCACCAGATCTGCTTCTGGTTCAGCCTGCCTCTGGCGCGGCATTGCCGTTCCTCGGGGCGGCCCGCGCACCGACCACCACGTCCTGTGGCGTCAGCGAACACTGCGGGGACGCAGGACCGTGCCGGCCCGAGTGAGTGGACCGCGGAGGGCCACGGCCAGGAGACCGACCAGGCCCGCACACGCCAGGGTGGTGCCGGCCAGGGACGTGGCTGCGATGGCGGCACTCACCGCGAAGTCACCGATCGGCCGGACGCCACCGGCCAGCAGCGTGTTGACGCTCATGACCCGTCCCCGGGCCTGCTCGGGAGCGAGCAACTGCATCAGCGTGACGGCGGTGGTGCCGACCACGTTGCGCGCCGCGCCGTGCACCAGGAGGGCCGCAGCACAGAGCGCCAGCGATGAACTGAGCGCGAAGACCGCCAGGGCCGCCGCCCACACGATCAACCCGACGACAAACACGTCACGCTGCCGTTCCCCACTGCTCGCCGCCTGCGCCACCGAGGCGAGCAGCGTCCCGGCGCCGACCGCCAGGAACAGCAGCGCGAGTGGCGCTCCGTCCACGTGCAACACCTGGGCGGCGTACAGCGGCAGCAGCATCGACGGGGACGGCCCGAGCAGCAGCAGCGCCCCGTACCCGGACACGACCCACGGCAGCGCCGGGTCACGCGCCACCACCTGCAGGCCCTCGCGGACCGAGGTCAGCAGCGGCGGCCGTGAGGAGGCTGGCGCTGGCTGGTTCACGGTGCGCATCCGGGCCAGGCAGACGAGCGCGACCACGAAGCTCAGGGCATTCAGGGCGAAGTTCACGCTCAGGCCCAGGCTGGCCGCCGTGACCCCGGCCAGCGCCGGCCCGAGCGTGCCGGCCGCCGTCATGGCCAGGGCGTTCAAGGCCGTGGCGCGCGGCACCTCGCTGTGCGGCACCAGGCCCGGGAACAGGGCGGCGCGCGCGGGCTGGTCGAAACTCATCACCATGCCGGAGCAGAACGCCAGCGCGACCACGACGGGCAGGCTGGCGGTGCCCGTGGCACTCAGGACGGCCAGCGTGAGGGCCAGGCCCATCAGGAGCGTCTGGGTGACGAACAGCACGGCGCGCCGGTTCACGCGGTCCACGACGCCGCCCCCGATCAGGGCGAAGAGGAAGAAGGCCAGCGCCTGTGCGAGCGACACCGCGCCGAGGGCCAGCGCGGACTGGTGGCTGAGCTTCAGGACCAGCAGACTCTGACCCACCACCTGCATCAGGCTGCCGACGCCCGACACGGCCTGCCCGGTCCAGAACAGCCGGTAGTCGCGGTGCCGCAGGACGTGGGGAAGGGACCAGTGCCCCCGAAGGACGCGGACTGCAACGCGTATGGACATGGGTGGGCCTCCTGCCCCCGGAAGCGCGGGGGCATGCTTCAGTGGAGTGTAGGGCACCGGCCGGAGGCGGCCAGGGGCGGGCCGCTTCAGCGAGACGCGAGCGGCGCCGGTCCACCCGCCTCGGGTGCCGGTGCGGCGATCCGGACTTTCCCGGCGCGCCGCCTTCGAAGCCAGTGCTCCAGGAGGATGACGACGGTCAGGGACACGGCCCCGAGCGTGACGGGACGCCAGACGACGGGTGAACGCCATGGGCCTCGGCCCGGCAGCGAGCCGACCAGGGTGCGGACTTCCAGGCGTTTGGCCGCCAGGTGCGCGGTGGGGCGGTCGGTGCGGCGGGCCAGGTCGGCGAGCGCCGCGTCGAAGGGAAAGCGCACGTCCGCTGGCCCGGCACCCGGGAACAGCAGCGGTCCGGACCTGCCCCACTGCTCGGGCGTGCGGCGCGCCAGCAGCTGCAGGCCCGAGCGGGTCGTGATGACGGCACCCGCCGGGGCGACGCTCACCAGGCGGCCCGCCAGCGCCGCCGGCACGGTGTCGTACAGCGCCGCGAGCGCGAGATCGTCGGCGCCGTCTTGCAGCGCCACACCCAGGGTGGGGCGATCCCAGCGGTACATCAGGTTCAGCACGGTCAGCGCGGCGTCCCGGGCCGCCGGCCGGAACTGGGGCATGGCGGGGTCGCTGAGGTAGCGGGCTTCGTACGGCAGTGTGCGTGCCGCCTGCACCGCCTTGGCCGGGCCACGCAGGCGGGCGATGACGTGCAGCGCCCCATCGATGCCTGACAGAATGCCCGCGGTGCTGATCACCTGCCCGTCGTCCACGTACCGCTGGCCGCGCACCCAGCGCACCGCCGGGTACTGCCGTTCGATGCGGGCGATGTCACCCCAGTGGGTGGTGGCGGGCCGGCCGTCCAGCAGGCCGGTCGCGGCGAGCATCTCGGCGCCGGCGCAGACGCTCATCACCAGGCGGTGCCGCTGGCCCTGCCGCTGCACCCACCGCCGCAGCGCCTCGTTGCTCCGGACGTTGGGGATGTTCGGCACCACGATCACGTCGGGCGCCCGTCCCAGCTGCGCGTCGAGCTGAGCGAAGGTGAAGTGCGGCAGCACATCCAGGTCGCCGGTCAGGGCCACCGGCGCGCGCGTCTCGGCCACCGTGACCACATTGAATGCGTGCGCGGCCTGGAACGTCGAGAAGGGCGCGAGCACGTCCGCCACCTCGCTCAGGTCACGGCCGAGCACCACGGCGACGGTCGGTCGATCCGGATCGAGGGCCGGCGGCCGGGGCAGCGCGAGCGGCGCGGAGGGAGGGGGCAGCGCCGGCGTGGACAGGAACGCCAGGGCGGTGGTGACCCCGACCAGCAGCGGCAGCGTCAGGAAGGCCACGGGGTACTTGAGACGCCGGAGAACAGCGGGCAGCGTGAGGTTCACAGGAAGCTCCTCTCAGGGCCGGGGGATTCGGGGCAGGCCGCCCGGGGAGACGGCCGGGGTCGCGCGGTCAGCGCAGCTGCCGGACCAGGGCCACGATGGCGTCCGCGGCGGCCTGCGGTTCGTCCAGCTCGACGTTGTGGCCACTGTGATGGGCGGTGACCTGCGTGGTGCGGCTGGAGAGGGTCAGCAGGCGGGCCTGCCCGGCCGTCCATGCGGGAACCGCATTCCGGCCCCGGGAGAGCACAGTGAGCGGCAGGTCGCCGAGGGTCGTCACCTCCCCCGCCTGGGCGAGGCTGGCGGGGATGCCGGCCGTTTCGTCCGAGAGGGTCTGGAAGTAACGGTCGGTGACGGCCAGCGCCGTGGCGGGCCCGGCATCCCGGGCCGGCAGGCCCGCCGAGAGGCCCAGCGGGCCGGACAGCAGCCGCACCAGCCCTAGACGCGCTGCGAGCTTCAGCAGCGGCAGTCCCGGGGTGTCGGACGCGGCGGTCGGCGCGGCCGCGCCCGGCTGCGGACTCATCGACTCGAGCAGCGCCAGCCCGGCCACGTCCTGCGGATAGCGCTGCGCGTAGACGCGCATGGTCAGCCCGCCCAGCGAGTGCCCGGCCAGGACGTACGGGCCGGGGAGGGCGGCGCGGTGCAGCAGG harbors:
- a CDS encoding FUSC family protein, whose amino-acid sequence is MRKWRPYSALRSSVGLALPVVWAGLTGHTAWGVLAANGAMNAALPSMNSVPRRRIQVMLGVSASTALLGMLGVLVGQNILACTLVMTVLGMLLTVYGAAGPANFSVGVSSTTTFIVLTGLHLPPSAAPLSGLLILAGGLLQTVLLVVVWPIRPRRLERSAVAQVYHAQAALLAELPDTLSALPEAQSLQDAWAVLGEIRAQGWTDEHAALRHALRIAEGTRAALVGYVSADAECREQGHPLLAQQTGEVLAQALRQVEGSVRLGQPSLSAPTLARLNQQYDDLRHSPAGGLTRWTGLILNLLRELNRPQMQADAPRALAAAPSVWSALVKVPPLKWDSPVTRHAVTYGLLLGLLTLATRLLQVPHGYWLVLTAAVVLRQEYTTTLTRGVARLGGTATGVLAAELITLLVHPAAPHLAWWSLLGAFLAFALFPTGYAAFSAALTLYVVCAVAASGVAESTVIGLRLALTLLGGALALGAALLSPTGPSNGTREALRDAVSAQIKYLKTLRDLRRHTTAGAIAAASDARAHARERRLQAERTVQASRLEPRRRRRATPAALSGAQAQTYLQRLTENAALGLTLHASAVGRSRTQADPDLNAAIQSAHALLDELEGQSAMTETR
- a CDS encoding MFS transporter gives rise to the protein MSIRVAVRVLRGHWSLPHVLRHRDYRLFWTGQAVSGVGSLMQVVGQSLLVLKLSHQSALALGAVSLAQALAFFLFALIGGGVVDRVNRRAVLFVTQTLLMGLALTLAVLSATGTASLPVVVALAFCSGMVMSFDQPARAALFPGLVPHSEVPRATALNALAMTAAGTLGPALAGVTAASLGLSVNFALNALSFVVALVCLARMRTVNQPAPASSRPPLLTSVREGLQVVARDPALPWVVSGYGALLLLGPSPSMLLPLYAAQVLHVDGAPLALLFLAVGAGTLLASVAQAASSGERQRDVFVVGLIVWAAALAVFALSSSLALCAAALLVHGAARNVVGTTAVTLMQLLAPEQARGRVMSVNTLLAGGVRPIGDFAVSAAIAATSLAGTTLACAGLVGLLAVALRGPLTRAGTVLRPRSVR
- a CDS encoding DJ-1/PfpI family protein, which codes for MNLTLPAVLRRLKYPVAFLTLPLLVGVTTALAFLSTPALPPPSAPLALPRPPALDPDRPTVAVVLGRDLSEVADVLAPFSTFQAAHAFNVVTVAETRAPVALTGDLDVLPHFTFAQLDAQLGRAPDVIVVPNIPNVRSNEALRRWVQRQGQRHRLVMSVCAGAEMLAATGLLDGRPATTHWGDIARIERQYPAVRWVRGQRYVDDGQVISTAGILSGIDGALHVIARLRGPAKAVQAARTLPYEARYLSDPAMPQFRPAARDAALTVLNLMYRWDRPTLGVALQDGADDLALAALYDTVPAALAGRLVSVAPAGAVITTRSGLQLLARRTPEQWGRSGPLLFPGAGPADVRFPFDAALADLARRTDRPTAHLAAKRLEVRTLVGSLPGRGPWRSPVVWRPVTLGAVSLTVVILLEHWLRRRRAGKVRIAAPAPEAGGPAPLASR
- a CDS encoding alpha/beta hydrolase produces the protein MTQFPAVRSPSVRPPTARRASLLRRLTLSAGLLAGVTLLGACNETRAEQADARAYPPPGRLVDVGGFRLHLECAGSGAPTVVIDAGLGAWSTPWHAVQGLVAGTTRVCTYDRAGLGYSEPGPLPRDAAHFAAELHTLLHRAALPGPYVLAGHSLGGLTMRVYAQRYPQDVAGLALLESMSPQPGAAAPTAASDTPGLPLLKLAARLGLVRLLSGPLGLSAGLPARDAGPATALAVTDRYFQTLSDETAGIPASLAQAGEVTTLGDLPLTVLSRGRNAVPAWTAGQARLLTLSSRTTQVTAHHSGHNVELDEPQAAADAIVALVRQLR